The sequence CCCCACCGGGGAGCACGACCCGGACTTCGCCACCCGCACGCAGGCCTTCTGGCCGTGGTTCGGCACCTTCATGGTGCGCTACACGACGTGGCCGCAAATCCTGGTGATGGCGTTGAAGTTCAACGCGCTCCTGCTGCTGGGCGTGGCCCAGGCGCGCATCCTGGCGTTCTGGGTGCTGCCGTCGGTGCTGGCCACGGTGCAGCTCTTCTATTTCGGCACCTACCGGCCCCACCGGCGGCCGGACACGGCCCAGATGGCGCCCCACCATGCGCGCACCCTGGCGCGCAACCACCCGTGGGCCTTCCTGTCGTGCTTCTTCTTCGGCTACCACTGGGAGCACCACGCGTCCCCCGGCACGCCCTGGTGGCGGCTGTGGCGACTGAAGGACGCCCGGCGGTAACCGACCGGGGGGCTGGGGCGTTATAGAGGGGCCATGCGCGACAAGCTCCCTCCAGAGCCTCCTGGTTCCGAAGTGACGCCCGAGAAGCTCTACCTGCGCCGCCGCGAGCTGCTCAAGAACGCGGGCCTGTTCGCGGGCACCGCCGCCGTAGTGGGCGGCGGGCTGTACCTGCTGGGCCTGAAGCGCACCCGGCCCATGGACGGCTTCGTCCCGGACGCGGGGGCCGTGGCGCAGCCGGTGGCGCCCGCCGCGGGCGCCTTCGACACCGACGAGCCGCGCACGCCCTACGAGGACATCACCACCTACAACAACTTCTACGAGTTCGGCCTGGACAAGAACGACCCGGCCCGGCGCGCGCACACGCTGAAGACGCGGCCGTGGACCGTCGTCATCGACGGCGAGGTGCACAAGCCCCAGACGGTGGACGTGGATCAGCTCATCTCCGGCTTCCCCCTGGAGGAGCGCGTCTACCGGATGCGCTGCGTGGAGGCCTGGTCCATGGTGATTCCGTGGCTGGGCATCCCCCTGGGCAAGCTGCTGGAGCGCGTGCAGCCCACGTCCTTCGCGAAGTACGTGGCCTTCACCACGCTGGAGGACCCGGAGCAGATGCCCGGGCAGAAGAGCCCGGTGCTGGACTGGCCCTACGTGGAGGGCCTGCGCCTGGACGAGGCCATGCACCCGCTGACGCTGCTGGCCACGGGCCTGTACGGCAAGCAATTGCCCGCGCAGAACGGCGCGCCGCTGCGGCTGGTGGTGCCGTGGAAGTACGGCTTCAAGGGCATCAAGTCCATCGTCCGCATCTCGCTCACGCGCGAGCAGCCGCGCACGACGTGGAACCTGGCCAACGGGCGCGAGTACGGCTTCTACGCCAACGTGAACCCGGCGGTGGACCACCCGCGCTGGAGCCAGGCCAGTGAGCGGCGCATCGGCGACACCGGCCGCAGGCCCACGCTGCCCTTCAATGGCTACGCGGAGCAGGTGGCCGACCTCTACCGTGGCATGGACCTGAAGCGGGACTTCTAGCGCATGGCCTCCAAGCAACCCTGGCTCAACCCCGCCGTCGCCCTCGGGGGACTGGCGCCCCTGGCCCTGCTCGCGGTGCAGGGCGCCCAGGGGCAACTCGGGGCCAACGGCATCGAGTTCGCCCTCAACCAGACGGGCCTCTTCGCGCTGGCGGTGCTGTTGGCGTCGCTGGCGTGTACGCCACTGCGGCTCGTCACCGGCTGGACGTGGCCCGCGCGCATCCGCCGCACGCTGGGCCTGCTGGCCTTCGCGTACGCCTGCGCGCACTTCCTCACGTACGCCGTGTTGGATCAGGGCCTGGACGTGCGCGCCATGGCGGAGGACGTGCTGACGCGGCCCTTCATCACCGTGGGCTTCACCGCGTTCGTGCTGCTGGTGCCGCTGGCCCTCACGTCCACGAACCAGCAGGTGCGCCGGCTGGGCTTCCCGAAGTGGCAGCGCCTGCACCGGCTGGCCTACGTGGCCGCCATGCTGGGCGTGGTGCACTTCGTGTGGCGGGTGAAGAAGGACGTCACGGAGCCGGTGCTCTACGGCGCCGTGCTGGCCCTGCTGCTGGCGGTGCGGGTGGGAGAGGCCGTGCGCAAGAGGCGGGCGCTCGCCGCGCAGCGCACGGCGTGAAGCGGCGCGCTGCTACTTGGCGGCGCGGGGCAGCGGCAGGATGGTGTCCACCAGCGTCATCAGCTGCGCGCAGCTCACGGGCTTGCGCACGAAGGCGCTGATGCCGGCCTTCTGACCCAGGGCGCGCACTTCCGCCACGTTCGGGTCGCCGGTCATCATCAGGATGGGGACCTTGGACAGCTTGGGGTTGGTGCTGGCGCGGATCTGCCCGGCGAAGTCCGCGCCGTTCATCCCGTCCATGTGGAAGTCGGTGAGGATGAGGTCCACCGGCTCCGCTTCGGCGACCTTGAGGCCCTCCTCCGCGGACTCGGCCTCCAGGAACTCGAAGCTGCGGGCCATCAGGTAGATTTTCAGCAGCGTCCGGATGGAGCGGCTGTCATCCACCAGCAGGACGCGCTGCGGTCCTGTTCCCGAAGCCGGACGGACCGTGGACGTACTTCCCGTGGGGCGGGAGGGCACGGGTTCGGGGGCGGAGAGGGGACCGGCCTTCATCGGAATCAAAACCTCGGGAGGGGGGACGCCTCCGACAGCACGTCCCCATGGTCGCGGATGGGCCCTGCGAAGTCAAAGCAACGCATGGCCCCGGACCGAGATTTCACGAGCGTGTGGAGCCCTCAACGAACCTCGAGGACGAACGACTGCGACGGCACGGCAGGCAGGCCCGCGGCGTCCGCGAGCGCCGGGTCCAGCTCGTTGGGCACACGCCATGTCTGCCCGGTGGACTGCACCAGGGTGACGCTGTAGCGCCCGGGAGGAACGGCGGCCAGGGGAGCGGGCGCCGAGGGGTCGCGCGCGTCCAGCGCCCGGTTCTGGAGGGCCACGCGGAGCTGGGGGACGAACACGGGCTGCGTGCGGGGGTTGCCCTGCTCGTCCTTCAGGGCGGCGAGGAGGGGGTCGGGCACCAGGCCGGCCGCCAGCACCACCACGTCCGGCCTGCCGTCCTTGCCACCGGAGACGCGCGCGTAG is a genomic window of Corallococcus soli containing:
- a CDS encoding fatty acid desaturase, with the translated sequence MVPESHSRPVPPDPWGLVLALTVLGAWGGHLAWLLAGPERPWDSPLTWLHVLLQMWLSTGLFITGHDAMHGTVSLHRRVNAAVGTVACFLFAGLSYRRLVVNHRAHHADPTGEHDPDFATRTQAFWPWFGTFMVRYTTWPQILVMALKFNALLLLGVAQARILAFWVLPSVLATVQLFYFGTYRPHRRPDTAQMAPHHARTLARNHPWAFLSCFFFGYHWEHHASPGTPWWRLWRLKDARR
- the msrP gene encoding protein-methionine-sulfoxide reductase catalytic subunit MsrP → MRDKLPPEPPGSEVTPEKLYLRRRELLKNAGLFAGTAAVVGGGLYLLGLKRTRPMDGFVPDAGAVAQPVAPAAGAFDTDEPRTPYEDITTYNNFYEFGLDKNDPARRAHTLKTRPWTVVIDGEVHKPQTVDVDQLISGFPLEERVYRMRCVEAWSMVIPWLGIPLGKLLERVQPTSFAKYVAFTTLEDPEQMPGQKSPVLDWPYVEGLRLDEAMHPLTLLATGLYGKQLPAQNGAPLRLVVPWKYGFKGIKSIVRISLTREQPRTTWNLANGREYGFYANVNPAVDHPRWSQASERRIGDTGRRPTLPFNGYAEQVADLYRGMDLKRDF
- a CDS encoding sulfite oxidase heme-binding subunit YedZ; the protein is MASKQPWLNPAVALGGLAPLALLAVQGAQGQLGANGIEFALNQTGLFALAVLLASLACTPLRLVTGWTWPARIRRTLGLLAFAYACAHFLTYAVLDQGLDVRAMAEDVLTRPFITVGFTAFVLLVPLALTSTNQQVRRLGFPKWQRLHRLAYVAAMLGVVHFVWRVKKDVTEPVLYGAVLALLLAVRVGEAVRKRRALAAQRTA
- a CDS encoding response regulator — translated: MKAGPLSAPEPVPSRPTGSTSTVRPASGTGPQRVLLVDDSRSIRTLLKIYLMARSFEFLEAESAEEGLKVAEAEPVDLILTDFHMDGMNGADFAGQIRASTNPKLSKVPILMMTGDPNVAEVRALGQKAGISAFVRKPVSCAQLMTLVDTILPLPRAAK